One genomic region from Natrinema caseinilyticum encodes:
- a CDS encoding methylated-DNA--[protein]-cysteine S-methyltransferase has protein sequence MRIQVLGHEREIDDSRIDADGATIREQVREYEAGERRAFDVEIAYPDDFTGRVMRAMAEIPAGDTRTYGEIAADLETAPIAVGQACGRNPIPVIVPCHRVVGADSLVGYAGGLDLKRRLLEHEGAAIPGER, from the coding sequence ATGCGCATTCAGGTACTCGGGCACGAGCGGGAGATCGACGACTCGCGGATCGACGCCGATGGGGCGACGATCCGCGAACAGGTGCGTGAATACGAAGCCGGTGAGCGCCGGGCGTTCGACGTCGAGATCGCCTACCCCGACGATTTCACGGGCCGCGTGATGCGGGCGATGGCGGAGATTCCGGCCGGCGACACTCGTACCTACGGGGAGATCGCCGCGGACCTCGAGACCGCGCCGATCGCGGTCGGTCAGGCCTGCGGTCGCAATCCGATTCCGGTGATCGTTCCCTGTCATCGGGTCGTCGGCGCGGACTCGCTCGTCGGATACGCGGGCGGGCTGGATCTCAAACGCCGATTGCTCGAACACGAAGGGGCGGCGATCCCGGGCGAGCGGTAG
- a CDS encoding tryptophan--tRNA ligase, whose protein sequence is MTGDDPLEESEPGEPTTGEPLTDGGAAGADDVALDPWGSSSVSDYRKLFEEFGIEEFDDVLEEVPNPHYLMRRGVIFGHRDYRPVARALQNDEPAAVLSGFMPTGDPHIGHKLVFDEIIWHQQQGADAYALIADLEANSARGMSWEDIDEHARDYLLSLLALGFDPEEGTLYRQSTNRELQDLAFELGAEANFSELQSIYGFDGETDVSHMQSVVTQMADILYPQLEEPKPTVIPVGPDQDPHVRLARDLAERMRFFGVTDAYASFELEDDERVVVADAYRTLEEMAGENDEIRCLDAAVLVEDGPEAVSFDDRDRPEETFAAAADAPAETRAMAKLKNAGMEPLRPRTRFFDRRATDEAFDALIDAIEGEKRVYENHIDAFEIDRADAEELAREVEVDTGGYGFRPPSSIYHRFMTGLTGGKMSSSIPASHISLLDDPEEGYDKVKAATTGGRETAEEQREKGGRADECPVYELYAYLLAGDDDEFAKRVYDECVGGERLCGDCKEQAAQLMREFLDEHQAKREEVEDVLAAADIELESPRRR, encoded by the coding sequence ATGACTGGAGACGACCCACTCGAGGAGTCCGAGCCAGGGGAACCGACGACAGGGGAACCGCTCACGGATGGCGGGGCGGCCGGAGCTGACGACGTGGCGCTCGACCCGTGGGGCTCCTCGAGCGTCTCCGACTACCGGAAGCTCTTCGAGGAATTCGGCATCGAGGAGTTCGACGACGTTCTCGAGGAGGTCCCGAACCCCCACTACCTGATGCGCCGGGGCGTCATCTTCGGGCATCGAGACTATCGGCCGGTCGCGCGGGCGTTGCAAAACGACGAGCCCGCAGCGGTCCTCTCCGGATTCATGCCGACGGGCGATCCGCACATCGGCCACAAGCTGGTCTTCGACGAGATCATCTGGCACCAACAGCAAGGGGCCGACGCCTACGCGCTGATCGCCGACCTCGAGGCCAACTCGGCCCGCGGGATGAGCTGGGAGGACATCGACGAACACGCACGTGACTACCTGCTCTCGTTGCTCGCGCTCGGATTCGACCCGGAAGAAGGGACGCTTTACCGCCAGTCGACCAATCGGGAGCTGCAGGACCTGGCGTTCGAACTCGGCGCGGAAGCGAACTTCTCGGAGCTGCAGTCCATCTACGGCTTCGACGGGGAGACGGACGTCTCGCACATGCAATCGGTCGTCACCCAGATGGCCGACATCCTCTACCCGCAACTCGAGGAGCCGAAGCCGACCGTGATCCCCGTCGGCCCGGACCAGGACCCCCACGTCCGGTTGGCCCGGGACCTCGCCGAGCGGATGCGCTTTTTCGGAGTGACGGACGCGTACGCGAGTTTCGAACTCGAAGACGACGAGCGGGTCGTGGTCGCGGATGCGTACCGGACGCTCGAGGAGATGGCCGGTGAGAACGACGAAATCAGGTGTCTCGACGCCGCGGTGCTCGTCGAAGATGGGCCGGAAGCGGTTTCGTTCGACGACCGCGATCGACCAGAAGAAACGTTCGCCGCCGCGGCCGACGCGCCCGCGGAGACCCGAGCGATGGCGAAACTGAAGAACGCGGGGATGGAACCGCTGCGCCCGCGAACCCGATTTTTCGATCGACGAGCGACGGACGAGGCGTTCGACGCGCTGATCGACGCGATCGAAGGCGAAAAGCGAGTCTACGAGAATCACATCGACGCCTTCGAGATCGACCGCGCGGACGCCGAGGAACTCGCCCGCGAGGTCGAAGTCGACACCGGCGGCTACGGCTTCCGGCCGCCGTCCTCGATCTACCACCGATTCATGACCGGTCTCACCGGCGGCAAGATGTCTTCCTCGATTCCGGCCAGTCACATCTCGTTGCTGGACGATCCCGAGGAGGGCTACGACAAGGTGAAAGCGGCGACGACCGGCGGCCGCGAGACTGCCGAAGAGCAGCGCGAGAAGGGGGGACGGGCCGACGAGTGTCCAGTCTACGAACTCTACGCCTATCTGCTGGCCGGCGACGACGACGAGTTCGCAAAGCGCGTCTACGACGAGTGCGTCGGCGGCGAACGCCTCTGTGGAGACTGCAAGGAACAGGCCGCACAGCTCATGCGGGAGTTCCTGGACGAACACCAGGCGAAACGCGAGGAGGTCGAGGACGTGCTCGCGGCGGCCGACATCGAACTCGAGTCGCCGCGGCGTCGCTGA
- a CDS encoding DUF5518 domain-containing protein → MGSRSVDRSSGPAVRRLVGSSLLGLVVIGVVAVAALASSRIVLAAVVPPAVGSAVAAFFARCRRRFGAVLGVLLGLTVAVGSVAFFVTWLETQPTTTGGAGLGIAALFLAVIVVGLLAIIFGGLGGLLGAVLRRELERSARTNAADERDDSADSERAGDRIPTATTDGVHSSNDRSTRSRSGRNASDRDAESVADRYSIAPVLIGSALSTAIFFVPGSPFVGGVATGYLERSGWRRGALLGAASGVIATSLTLIVIVLITVAVLFVFAGAFVDYLPWTAALLTAYFVILSAVGGAVGALVSPSGPTG, encoded by the coding sequence ATGGGCTCTCGTTCGGTCGATCGCTCGTCCGGACCGGCCGTCCGTCGTCTCGTCGGTTCGTCTCTCCTCGGACTCGTCGTGATCGGCGTGGTCGCCGTCGCCGCTCTCGCCTCGTCGCGGATCGTTCTGGCGGCCGTCGTTCCGCCGGCGGTCGGGAGCGCCGTTGCGGCGTTTTTCGCGCGTTGTCGACGCCGTTTCGGCGCCGTTCTCGGGGTCCTACTCGGCCTGACGGTCGCGGTCGGATCGGTCGCGTTCTTCGTCACCTGGCTCGAAACCCAGCCGACGACGACCGGCGGCGCCGGTCTCGGGATCGCCGCCCTGTTTCTCGCCGTCATCGTCGTCGGACTTCTCGCGATCATTTTCGGGGGACTCGGCGGGCTCCTCGGTGCGGTACTCCGTCGGGAACTCGAGCGATCGGCCCGGACGAACGCGGCCGACGAACGCGATGACTCCGCCGATTCCGAACGCGCCGGCGACCGGATACCGACTGCGACGACCGACGGCGTTCACTCGTCGAACGATCGGTCGACGCGCTCACGCAGCGGGCGAAACGCGAGCGATCGCGACGCCGAATCGGTTGCCGACCGCTATTCGATCGCACCCGTCCTGATCGGAAGCGCCCTTTCGACCGCGATTTTCTTCGTTCCGGGATCACCCTTCGTCGGGGGTGTGGCCACGGGATATCTCGAGCGAAGCGGGTGGCGCCGCGGAGCGCTCCTCGGCGCCGCGTCCGGCGTGATCGCGACGTCGCTCACGCTCATCGTGATCGTTCTCATCACGGTCGCCGTCCTCTTCGTGTTCGCGGGCGCGTTCGTCGACTACCTCCCGTGGACCGCCGCGCTTCTCACCGCGTACTTCGTCATACTCTCGGCCGTCGGGGGCGCGGTCGGCGCCCTCGTCTCGCCGTCCGGTCCCACCGGCTGA